TGCTCGTGTTCGCCTACGGCATCGGTTTTGTCACTGGCCTGCTGTGGAGCATCTTCAGTGCCTGGGACGCCTACCGCACGGCGGAGGCGTATAACCGGTGTGTTGCGGGTGTGTCCGCTTGAGTTTCCGGGGGCCGTCCGCCCCCTACATACCTCCCTGCCCGAGGGGGCCGGGAGGATTCCGAAAGGAGGGGTGACTGTGTCCGTGCTTGATGAGGATTACGGCCGTCTAGCCCGCGAGGTTCTGAGCGGTACGATGACCGAGGGCCAGGTGGCCTGGAAGATGTCCGACCTGGCCTGGGACGGCCACCTGTCCGGGGCCGCGCAGATGGCTCGTGCCTGGTTCAGCCGTTTCCCGCGCTCGCTCTGGATTCGCCGCCTGGTGGCCTGGTACATGTCCCGCGCTTCCGGCTACCGGCTTCTGCCTATCAGGGTGGGGGATCGCGAGGACGTGGCGGTTGACGAGTACGACCCTGACCTCACCGATGCCTCCGCTCTGGCCGAGGAGGCGAAGTCGGCCGTGGAGGCTCCTATCTCCGAGCGTGGCGGCCTGCTGGTGATCTACGTGCCCGTGCGCCCGCACCGGCCGGAGGACACCGCCCGCCTGTTCCGCGACGTGGCCCGTGCCGCCCGGCGCGTGCTGCCCGAGGGCGCCGGGCTTTACTACAACGTCTACCCGGTGCCTCCTGGCGCCGAGGCCGAGCTGCCCGAGTTCGACGCCTGATCTCTGCGCGGTTGTGCCGGGGTCTGCCCTTGGTGAGGCGGGCCCCGGTTGTGGCCTCTTGGGTGCGTGCGAAAGGGGGTGGTCCTGCGTCCTGTTCCTGTGTGTCCGTGGTGTGGCCGGTTTGCGCTGCGCTCCCGGCGGGGGGTGCGGCCCTGACGCGGGGTGAAAAGGAGCTCCGGTAGCGCTACCAGGCCCTCACAGGTCCTGGCAGGCTTCCGCGGCTCTGAGGCTGAGGGGGTGGCCTTCGGGCCGTAAGCTGAACCCCGGGCGACTGGGGAGGTGAGGGGTCCCGCTACGTGCCGGGGTTGCCGGGAGGCGGGCACTCCGGGCTGTTGCTCCAGGTCCGGACGCTGCCGGCCCGCGGGGACGGAACCTGGCCTCGCCGAGGCAGTCGGTGAACACCCCGCGGGCGAAAGAGGCCCCGGCACATTGCCGAGGAGCAGAGTGACCCGGAAGGAGGGTGCCCTTAAATGGGCGTTTCTGTCGTGAGCTACCCCAAGGTGTTCGTGGTGGACGCGGAGGGCAGGGCGCTCCTACCCTGCCATCCCGCTCGGGCCAGGGTGCTGTTGCGCGAGGGGAGGGCGGTAGTCGAGCGGGGCTGCCCGTTTGCGATCAGGCTCAGGCGGGTGGTGGACGGCCCTGTCGGTTCCCTTCGGGCGAAGGTGGCCGACGGTTCCAGGCAGGTGGGGATCGCGCTGGTGAACGAGCGCACGGGTGAGGTGCTGTTCCGCGGGGTTCTTGTCCAGCGGGGCGACGTGGCCCGGCTGGTCACGCTGCGCAGGGAGTACCGGAGGAACCGTCGCTACCGGCTGGTCAGGCACCGCCCCTGCCGGAACCGCAACCGCAGGCAGGCGGTTCCCTTCCCGAGCATCCGGCAAAAGAAGGAGGCGATCTGCCGGGTGCTGGCCGACCTGGCGGAGATAGCGCCTATATCGGGTGTGGACGTGGAGCTGGTTTCGGCGGCTGTCCGGAACCCGCCTCTGCCCGGCCGGGATGCTCGGGAGAAGGTGCTGAACCGGGATCGGGCCTGTGTCCTGTGCGGGTCCGCCGAGCGGCTCCAGCGCCACCACCTGGTGCCCCGCGCAAAGGGCGGCTCGGACACGCCCCGGAACCAGGTGGCGCTCTGCCGGGAGTGCCACCGGAGGCTCCACGCGGGGAAGGCCTTCCTGGACAGGGAGGGCCGGACGTTTGCCTGGCTTGCGCACGCGGTGCTGGGGAAGGCTTATCTCGTGTCGCTTCTCGGGCGGCTTTGGGATGTCCGTGCCTGCGAGCGGCGGCGGGAGTCCCCGGGGGTGCCGGGCTCGCGTGCCGCTCGGGCGGCGGAGCTGTTTGCCCCGGGCCCGCTGAGGTTCTTCGGGTCGGAGCACGTGGTCTGGCCGCTGAGGAGGCGGAGGTGGGAGGGAGGGCAATCCCACGAAGAGGTGCGAGGAGAAGAATGGCCTGCGCCACTGGGACGTGGTGCGTGCGGAGCGGGCGGGGAGGGTGGTGTTTGGCTGCGTGAGGAGCCTGAAGGCGCGTGCGCTGACCCTGCGGACGGCGTCTGACGCCAATTTCGAGGTGTCGTACTCGAAGGTCAGGCTGCTTCACCGTCCGCGTGGGGTGGTCTACGTGCCCGCCCGTTGACTTTGCCGGAAGCTGATACAGGTTGATACATCCAGAAAAGGAGGTGTGTTGATTGCCGCGTCGTGCGAAGGTGGATTCGGAAGTTGTGGTGGTGGACGGGGTTCCCGCCCCGGAGGTTGCCGAAGCTGTCCCGGGCGAAACGGGCGGCGATGTTTCCCCGGAACTCTGCGAAGTGCCGGGTCTCGGAGTGGATGGCGACCGGGAAGGCCCGGCTCCGTCCGGGCGCTCCCGCCGCCGGTTCGGAATCTCGGGTTACGTTCCCCTGGCCGAGGGTCATGATCCCCGGCCGCTGCCCGAGGACGTGGAGGGGTATCTGCGGCTGGCCAAGTCGCGGGGGTGGATTGTGCAGGCTCCCGCGGTGGCCGTGTCGGGCGACCCGCCCGTGCTGGACCTTGACCTGGGCCCGTTCCGTGGTGAGGTGGCCCTGGAGGAGTCCGGCTGTTCCGATGCCCGGGAGATGCGCCGTCTGGTGGGTCAGCACGTGGCGTTCGTCGTGCGCTGGGTGGATGGCCGTGCCCGCGTGGCGCGGTGCTCCCGCAGGGCAGCGGTGGAGGAGATGGCGCGGCGGACCTGGGAGGTGCTTGCTCCGGGTGCCGTGCGCCAGGCCGTGGTACGTGGGTATGCCCGGGGCGGCGTCCTGGTGGACATCGGCGGCGTGTCCGCTCTCGTTCCCTACCGGGAACTCTCCCGTGGGTTTGTCTTCGACGCCGAGTCCGAGGTGCCGCTGGGTTCCTCGTTTCCGGTGCG
The Bacillota bacterium genome window above contains:
- the iscB gene encoding RNA-guided endonuclease IscB, whose product is MGVSVVSYPKVFVVDAEGRALLPCHPARARVLLREGRAVVERGCPFAIRLRRVVDGPVGSLRAKVADGSRQVGIALVNERTGEVLFRGVLVQRGDVARLVTLRREYRRNRRYRLVRHRPCRNRNRRQAVPFPSIRQKKEAICRVLADLAEIAPISGVDVELVSAAVRNPPLPGRDAREKVLNRDRACVLCGSAERLQRHHLVPRAKGGSDTPRNQVALCRECHRRLHAGKAFLDREGRTFAWLAHAVLGKAYLVSLLGRLWDVRACERRRESPGVPGSRAARAAELFAPGPLRFFGSEHVVWPLRRRRWEGGQSHEEVRGEEWPAPLGRGACGAGGEGGVWLREEPEGACADPADGV
- a CDS encoding DUF6677 family protein, which translates into the protein MAAVLGFLIPGVGQMYNGQFGKGALFLLVNVVNGLLVFAYGIGFVTGLLWSIFSAWDAYRTAEAYNRCVAGVSA
- a CDS encoding S1 RNA-binding domain-containing protein, giving the protein MPRRAKVDSEVVVVDGVPAPEVAEAVPGETGGDVSPELCEVPGLGVDGDREGPAPSGRSRRRFGISGYVPLAEGHDPRPLPEDVEGYLRLAKSRGWIVQAPAVAVSGDPPVLDLDLGPFRGEVALEESGCSDAREMRRLVGQHVAFVVRWVDGRARVARCSRRAAVEEMARRTWEVLAPGAVRQAVVRGYARGGVLVDIGGVSALVPYRELSRGFVFDAESEVPLGSSFPVRVLSCDRDLGEVLCSRKEFLPDPWEDAASRYREGDLRAGVVVTVASRGVFVQLEPGVEAFCPKLVFDGGRVARGCRVVVRVDRVDPERRRMGAHITRVLG